From a single Aspergillus puulaauensis MK2 DNA, chromosome 2, nearly complete sequence genomic region:
- a CDS encoding aldo/keto reductase (COG:C;~EggNog:ENOG410PMDV;~InterPro:IPR020471,IPR036812,IPR023210;~PFAM:PF00248;~go_function: GO:0016491 - oxidoreductase activity [Evidence IEA];~go_process: GO:0055114 - oxidation-reduction process [Evidence IEA]), whose amino-acid sequence MNARYLLRRIPQVNRPGSITFRRISNYAGKAFTLNTGAKIPAIGCGTFQDEERQEGAVSEALKVGVRLIDTARVYDTEQFIGNAIKKSGIPRSEIFVTTKLWCNSFHPDDVEIALDDSLRDLQTGYVDLFLLHYPCTFARGEDRFPKGEDGLMIMGETSYVDTWRALQEIMKRTGKVKAIGVSNFSQDEVENLIKAGMAPAVHQMEVHPFLSQKAFTQWHITQGIHVQQFSPLGNQNSFYRDIDWSNGQANRGRLLGEPVLAEIGNKYSKSPAQVALAWGVNHGRSVIPKSTIPWQIKQNIASDFALEVEDMVKIDALNANLRFNTPGGPYRWPLYKGLDGV is encoded by the exons ATGAACGCCAGGTATCTGCTCCGTCGCATTCCCCAGGTCAATCGACCTGGGAGTATAACCTTCAGGCGAATCAGCAACTATGCAGGCAAAGCATTCACTCTCAACACCGGCGCCAAAATCCCCGCAATCGGATGCGGAACGTTTCAGGACGAGGAGCGGCAGGAGGGTGCAGTGTCCGAGGCTCTAAAAGTTGGTGTTAGACTTATTGATACAGCGAGAGT CTACGACACCGAACAATTCATCGGCAACGCAATAAAGAAAAGTGGTATCCCCCGCTCTGAAATCTTCGTCACCACAAAGCTCTGGTGTAATTCGTTTCACccggatgatgttgaaattGCGCTGGATGATTCCCTTCGAGATCTTCAAACCGGCTATGTGGATTTATTTCTCCTGCATTACCCGTGCACGTTTGCGCGTGGCGAAGACCGATTCCCAAAAGGTGAGGATGGGTTGATGATTATGGGAGAAACTAGCTATGTCGATACGTGGAGGGCGCTGCAGGAGATTATGAAGAGGACAGGAAAAGTCAAGGCAATTGGAGTTTCGAACTTTTCCCAGGACGAGGTTGAGAATCTTATCAAGGCTGGGATG GCCCCAGCAGTCCACCAAATGGAAGTCCACCCCTTCCTCAGCCAAAAGGCCTTCACACAGTGGCACATAACCCAAGGAATCCATGTACAACAATTCAGCCCCCTGGGCAACCAGAACTCCTTCTACCGCGATATCGATTGGAGCAATGGGCAAGCCAACCGCGGTCGTCTCCTTGGCGAGCCTGTGCTCGCTGAAATCGGGAACAAGTACTCCAAAAGCCCGGCGCAGGTGGCGCTGGCATGGGGTGTGAATCATGGACGGTCTGTGATTCCTAAGAGTACTATCCCCTGGCAGATTAAGCAGAATATTGCGAGCGATTTTGccttggaggtggaggatatGGTGAAGATTGACGCTCTTAATGCTAATTTACGGTTTAATACGCCTGGTGGGCCGTATCGATGGCCTTTGTATAAGGGGCTTGATGGGGTTTAG
- a CDS encoding uncharacterized protein (COG:Q;~EggNog:ENOG410PIGG;~InterPro:IPR013149,IPR036291;~PFAM:PF00107,PF13602,PF16912;~go_process: GO:0055114 - oxidation-reduction process [Evidence IEA]), whose product MVDGGFAEYAAYPAKRVFPFKGISDVDATLIEPAACAAHGIDKIAPHMGSKVLLFGAGPTGLVLAQLLRQNGGCNVVVAAPEGVKMALARSLDAADEYIDLPRDQTASAAVLEKLYQDNPYGFDIVVEATGNARVLERALDFVRKGGKLVVYGVYNDNDRISLPPNRIFKDEIHVIGSFSEMHKFPAAIDYLETGKVRVSGIVNQTFGVEQWEECLDAMRTKRVIKAAIVFD is encoded by the exons ATGGTTGATGGAGGCTTCGCCGAATACGCCGCTTACCCAGCAAAGAGAGTATTCCCGTTCAAAGGCATATCGGATGTAGATGCTACACTGATCGAGCCAGCAGCCTGCGCCGCGCACGGGATTGATAAAATCGCCCCACACATGGGCTCGAAGGTATTGTTATTTGGAGCTGGACCAACTGGTTTAGTCCTTGCACAGCTGCTGCGACAGAACGGAGGATGCAATGTTGTTGTGGCAGCGCCAGAGGGGGTCAAGATGGCACTCGCAAGATCACTCGATGCTGCAGACGAGTATATAGACCTCCCACGAGACCAAACAGCTTCAGCGGCGGTACTCGAGAAGCTATACCAAGATAATCCGTACGGATTCGATATCGTGGTCGAAGCGACAGGCAATGCTAGAGTCTTGGAAAGGGCTCTGGATTTTGTTCGAAAGGGCGGGAAACTGGTCGTTTACGGAGTTTATAATGACAATGATCGAATCTCACTGCCACCGAATAGAatcttcaaggacgagatcCACGTTATTGGGTCGTTCAGCGAGATGCACAAATTTCCTGCTGCAATCGACTACCTCG AAACTGGCAAGGTCCGTGTTTCTGGAATTGTCAACCAGACGTTTGGCGTAGAGCAATGGGAAGAGTGCCTAGATGCGATGAGGACGAAAAGAGTGATTAAAGCAGCCATTGTTTTCGATTAG
- a CDS encoding SMP-30/gluconolactonase/LRE family protein (COG:G;~EggNog:ENOG410PJXV;~InterPro:IPR011042,IPR013658;~PFAM:PF08450), whose translation MPPATPFLIHDDRFRGILGERPTLDLLAENEAYPFAHEAGVFIPSRDELYITSNIIKDPSDSRRVQITRVVLDRNNPSGPVTCDELSCPIPMANGGVNYKDGVLICAQGSMYAPSGLYHVQTSPPYKSTVIKSDFHGRPFNSVNDVVVHSDGTIWFTDPTYGYEQGYRPPPRLPSQVYRYNPDTGSIRAMADSFGKPNGICFSPDEKVVYVTDTDWMCGDGTTDDTRVSSIYAFDVITRHDQPFLANRRLFAMADNGIPDGIKCDLDGNVYSGCGDGVNVWSPGGELLGRILLEGGVANFCFGRDGEVFLLNENRLWRAKLNGGVKGALLGL comes from the exons ATGCCACCTGCAACGCCATTCCTCATACACGATGACAGGTTCCGGGGGATCCTCGGCGAAAGACCGACTCTAGATCTTCTCGCCGAGAATGAGGCGTACCCTTTTGCCCATGAAGCGGGCGTGTTCATTCCGTCGCGCGATGAACTCTACATCACGAGTAACATCATTAAAGATCCATCCGACAGCCGGCGAGTGCAAATCACCAGAGTCGTCCTTGACAGGAACAATCCCTCAGGACCAGTAACATGTGACGAGCTCTCCTGTCCGATTCCCATGGCTAACGGAGGGGTCAATTACAAGGATGGCGTCCTCATCTGTGCGCAGGGGTCGATGTATGCGCCCTCCGGGTTGTACCATGTGCAGACATCACCTCCATACAAGTCAACCGTGATAAAATCCGACTTCCACGGCCGCCCTTTCAATTCAGTCAACGATGTTGTCGTCCACAGCGATGGGACTATCTGGTTCACCGACCCGACCTATGGCTATGAGCAGGGGTATCGACCACCTCCACGCCTGCCGAGCCAGGTCTACCGGTATAATCCCGATACTGGGAGTATTCGCGCCATGGCAGATAGTTTCGGGAAACCAAACGGTATTTGTTTCTCGCCGGACGAAAAGGTTGTCTATGTGACCGATACGGACTGGATGTGTGGGGATGGGACAACGGATGACACGCGGGTGTCATCAAT CTACGCATTTGATGTCATCACACGCCACGACCAGCCCTTTTTAGCCAACCGGCGGCTATTCGCAATGGCGGATAACGGAATCCCAGACGGCATCAAATGTGACCTGGACGGAAACGTGTACAGCGGTTGTGGGGACGGAGTCAACGTCTGGTCTCCAGGAGGCGAACTTCTAGGACGGATATTGCTAGAAGGAGGCGTTGCCAACTTTTGTTTTGGCAGAGATGGGGAGGTATTCCTTTTGAATGAGAATCGGCTGTGGAGGGCGAAGCTGAACGGGGGTGTCAAAGGGGCACTTCTTGGTCTTTAG
- a CDS encoding sugar porter family MFS transporter (COG:G;~EggNog:ENOG410PHVM;~InterPro:IPR005829,IPR005828,IPR003663,IPR036259, IPR020846;~PFAM:PF00083;~TransMembrane:11 (o63-87i94-113o119-140i152-170o182-204i278-300o315-334i346-366o378-397i418-439o445-466i);~go_component: GO:0016020 - membrane [Evidence IEA];~go_component: GO:0016021 - integral component of membrane [Evidence IEA];~go_function: GO:0022857 - transmembrane transporter activity [Evidence IEA];~go_process: GO:0055085 - transmembrane transport [Evidence IEA]) has protein sequence MGLLGYLKPPGRLRGTSLTFWFAVGCGADMALYGYDQGVFGGVVISPDYLRVHDLEGPSKTNILSTVTAIYNVGCFLGAVSATWVGGKLGRKRSVLLGIAIMTIGAILQTTSYGVPQMIVARIVSGIGNGINSSTVPVWQTETAPARLKGKLVILQNALLLVGFSISNWINYGLAFVDGPVAWRFPLAFQLVFIIMIFLIIPWLPESPRWLIIKHRDEEALNILSDIEDKPTTDALVVSQLQSIKYAAEYERSNGMSWSELLRRQGSNKSGTKTIRRLILGMGVQIMMQISGINVTSYYFPTILTKSVGLSADMARLLASCNSVQYLLWALLGIRQVDRWGRRNTMIFGAAGQSFCYVLITVLIRFNEMPGYPHAQQVASAAVAFFFLYYVFFGIGMQGIPWLYPTEINSLTMRTKGAAIGAATNWIFNFMVVEITPIGVQNLGWRFYIIWVTLNAAMVPTMYFFYPETAGRTLEDMDEYYRANPPLLVFRDNEAISLKRPERYRIKEEEVIRKNDLSRDAGEAPAEKADDGVVQHQENVSQ, from the exons ATGGGATTACTTGGATACCTCAAGCCCCCGGGGCGCCTCCGGGGAACATCATTGACCTTCTGGTTTGCTGTCGGATGTGGTGCCGATATGGCCCTGTATGGTTACGATCAG GGTGTCTTTGGCGGCGTCGTTATCTCCCCTGACTACCTTCGCGTACACGACTTAGAAGGCCCCTCGAAGACAAATATACTCAGTACGGTGACTGCCATTTACAACGTGGGCTGCTTCCTGGGTGCTGTTAGCGCTACGTGGGTCGGAGGGAAATTAGGGCGCAAAAGATCTGTTCTCCTCGGAATCGCTATCATGACCATTGGAGCAATACTCCAGACTACCTCTTATGGTGTTCCACAAATGATAGTCGCGCGAATTGTTTCCGGTATAGGAAACGGTATCAACTCTTCCACTGTTCCTGTCTGGCAGACAGAGACGGCTCCTGCTAGGTTGAAAGGAAAGCTTGTCATTCTGCAGAATGCTCTTCTACTCGTCGGCTTCTCAATCTCTAATTGGATTAACTACGGCCTCGCCTTTGTCGACGGTCCCGTTGCCTGGCGATTTCCTCTTGCCTTTCAActggtcttcatcatcatgatCTTTCTCATCATTCCATGGCTTCCAGAATCACCAAG ATGGCTCATTATTAAGCACCGGGATGAAGAGGCATTGAATATTCTCTCAGACATCGAGGACAAACCTACAACTGACGCATTGGTTGTCTCCCAGTTGCAGAGCATAAAGTACGCAGCAGAGTACGAGCGCAGCAAcgggatgagctggagcgAACTTCTACGGAGACAAGGCTCAAACAAATCCGGCACCAAGACAATCCGCCGCTTAATCCTAGGAATGGGCGTTCAAATCATGATGCAAATCTCGGGGATCAATGTTACATCTTATTACTTCCCAACGATTTTGACAAAATCCGTTGGATTAAGCGCAGATATGGCGCGATTGTTGGCCAGTTGTAACAGCGTCCAATACCTTCTCTGGGCCCTCCTCGGTATTCGTCAAGTTGATCGATGGGGTCGCCGCAATACCATGATATTTGGTGCAGCAGGACAAAGCTTTTGCTATGTCCTTATTACTGTGCTGATCCGATTCAACGAGATGCCAGGATATCCGCATGCACAGCAAGTTGCATCTGCAGCTGTggcattcttctttctttactACGTGTTCTTCGGGATTGGCATGCAAGGTATACCATGGT TATACCCAACAGAGATAAACTCTCTCACCATGCGAACGAAAGGCGCAGCAATCGGGGCCGCAACTAACTGGATCTTCAATTTCATGGTTGTGGAGATCACACCTATCGGAGTGCAGAATCTCGGTTGGagattctatattatttgGGTTACCCTGAATGCAGCAATGGTGCCCACCATGTATTTCTTCTACCCAGAGACTGCAGGGCGAACCCTGGAGGATATGGACGAGTACTACCGCGCAAATCCTCCCCTTTTGGTCTTCCGCGACAACGAAGCTATCTCGCTCAAGAGACCTGAAAGGTATAGGAtaaaggaggaggaagttATCAGGAAGAACGATCTTAGTCGGGATGCCGGAGAAGCACCAGCTGAAAAGGCAGACGATGGGGTTGTGCAACATCAGGAAAACGTGTCACAGTAG
- a CDS encoding uncharacterized protein (InterPro:IPR017907,IPR013083) — MLLDDSIALTEQLDEVQHHRDKGKGKHRADNLPYKKVAISMIYEIAHRVFAAAKRSRDIAQEIRPNTGEGEPEAAEKRQLKMQTTVDNSKLESDDNVVYRLSSRPRLAISSRLENMEREKEAGPSMTDEQRHEKLTNDVLGLETCCVCGDDFLPIKIHRLQCDHIYCHDCLRQYFVKAMSDKSIFPPKIL, encoded by the coding sequence ATGTTGTTGGATGACTCAATCGCTCTCACAGAGCAACTGGACGAGGTCCAACACCATCGCGACAAAGGCAAAGGAAAACATCGAGCTGATAACTTACCTTATAAGAAGGTTGCAATTTCAATGATTTATGAAATAGCGCACAGGGTCTTTGCTGCCGCAAAGCGTTCTCGAGACATCGCCCAAGAAATCCGACCTAatactggagaaggagaaccCGAAGCTGCAGAGAAAAGGCAGCTAAAAATGCAGACCACTGTGGATAATTCTAAGCTGGAGAGCGATGACAACGTTGTCTATCGGCTTTCCTCTAGACCAAGGCTCGCCATATCTAGCCGGCTCGAGAACATGgagcgagagaaagaagccgGGCCTTCCATGACTGATGAGCAGCGGCATGAGAAACTGACAAACGACGTGCTAGGGCTCGAAACTTGTTGTGTCTGCGGTGATGATTTCCTCCCAATTAAGATTCATCGCTTGCAGTGTGACCATATTTACTGTCATGACTGTCTTAGACAGTATTTCGTGAAGGCTATGTCGGACAAAAGCATTTTCCCACCAAAAATTCTGTGA
- a CDS encoding isoaspartyl peptidase/L-asparaginase (COG:E;~EggNog:ENOG410PGVJ;~InterPro:IPR000246,IPR029055;~MEROPS:MER0017622;~go_function: GO:0016787 - hydrolase activity [Evidence IEA]): protein MTSTPTFKPGLILHGGAGAIHRSTLPPDLYAKYHASLLSYLRSTKKLLNDGARAIDAGVRAVSLMEDDELFNCGRGSVFTSAGTIEMEASVMVTSARSDSNVTNASDTMKRGAGVICVRNVRHPIQLAKEVLVRTGQDENGNLVPGDGEGQDPGSMHSQLSGPYVEELARGWGLEFKPDEWFWTQARWDEHQRGLRKPNRECTSGSGLGLGYDYPSQGTVGCVCLDQWGDLAVATSTGGLTNKLPGRVGDTPTLGAGFWAEAWDVESRDSASQPEDMRYLPQSGQLPFRNVGFSKSVWDMTLADCMPDLSLLFRETFGAEPDTNINTHSPPEQSFTDQKSRPVRPRKKRRAAAVSGTGNGDAFLRTAAARTACAMVRFSEQTISLGKAISAVAGADGELQRSAGRRWGKTSEGQGGIIGIEAAIDEDTIGDSGLHRGKVVFDFNCGGLFRAWVEEDVDGRDIEHVMVFKEPY from the coding sequence ATGACATCTACACCAACATTCAAACCCGGACTCATCCTCCACGGTGGTGCAGGCGCCATCCACCGCTCCACCCTTCCTCCAGATCTCTACGCGAAATACCACGCCTCTCTGCTTTCCTACCTTCGCTCTACAAAAAAGCTCCTCAACGATGGCGCGCGTGCCATCGATGCAGGGGTTCGCGCCGTCTCGCTCATGGAAGACGACGAGCTCTTCAACTGCGGTCGCGGCAGCGTCTTCACCTCCGCGGGGACAATCGAAATGGAAGCATCGGTTATGGTTACATCGGCGAGAAGCGACAGCAATGTGACGAACGCCAGCGATACCATGAAGCGGGGCGCCGGCGTTATCTGTGTTCGGAACGTGCGGCATCCCATACAACTAGCGAAGGAGGTCCTTGTCCGCACGGGGCAggatgagaatgggaattTAGTTcctggtgatggtgaaggtCAAGATCCCGGCAGTATGCATTCGCAGCTTTCTGGGCCGTatgttgaggagcttgcccGTGGTTGGGGGCTTGAGTTCAAGCCTGATGAATGGTTTTGGACACAGGCGCGGTGGGACGAGCATCAAAGGGGATTGCGCAAGCCCAATCGGGAATGTACGTCTGGGTCCGGACTAGGGTTGGGGTATGACTACCCTAGTCAGGGAACGGTTGGGTGTGTTTGTCTTGATCAATGGGGTGATTTGGCTGTTGCGACCAGCACGGGCGGGTTGACGAATAAGTTGCCTGGCCGGGTGGGCGACACGCCTACGCTCGGAGCGGGCTTTTGGGCTGAAGCCTGGGACGTTGAAAGTCGTGATTCGGCGAGTCAGCCTGAGGACATGCGGTATCTTCCGCAAAGCGGACAGCTCCCATTTCGTAACGTGGGTTTTTCAAAGTCCGTCTGGGATATGACTCTTGCAGACTGCATGCCCGACCTGTCTCTCCTGTTCAGGGAGACTTTCGGGGCTGAACCTGACACAAACATCAATACACATTCGCCGCCGGAGCAGTCATTCACTGATCAGAAGTCCAGGCCGGTCCGTCCTCGGAAGAAACGACGAGCGGCGGCCGTATCTGGAACAGGGAATGGTGATGCATTCCTCCGCACTGCTGCCGCTCGAACGGCGTGTGCGATGGTGCGGTTCTCTGAACAGACGATTAGTCTAGGTAAAGCCATCTCAGCCGTTGCGGGAGCGGATGGCGAGCTGCAGCGATCTGCAGGGCGAAGATGGGGCAAGACAAGTGAGGGGCAGGGTGGCATTATTGGAATTGAGGCTGCAATTGACGAAGATACAATAGGTGATTCAGGCTTGCATCGCGGGAAGGTTGTTTTCGACTTCAATTGCGGAGGGCTGTTTCGGGcttgggttgaggaggatgtAGATGGGAGGGATATAGAGCATGTCATGGTGTTTAAAGAGCCATATTAG
- the TIM17 gene encoding protein transporter TIM17 (BUSCO:EOG09265E6R;~COG:U;~EggNog:ENOG410PJTI;~PFAM:PF02466;~TransMembrane:2 (i87-106o112-130i)) has product MDHSRDPCPWVALSDFGGAFCMGAIGGAVWHGVKGFRNSPYGERRIGALTAIKARAPVLGGNFGVWGGLFSTFDCAIKGIRKKEDPYNAIIAGFFTGGSLAVRGGVKAARNSAIMCAVFLAVIEGVGIGFQRMMADNTKLELPPAPSDEKAVA; this is encoded by the exons ATGGATCACTCTAGAGATCCCTGCCCCTGGGTTGCGCTGAGCGACTTCGGTGGTGCGTTCTGTATGGGT GCCATCGGTGGTGCTGTATGGCACGGTGTTAAGGGATTCCGAAACAGCCCCTACGGCGAGCGACGGATAGGTGCCCTCACAGCCATCAAGGCCCGCGCGCCCGTTCTTGGTGGTAACTTCGGTGTCTGGGGTGGTTTGTTCTCGACCTTCGACTGCGCCATCAAGGGCATCcggaagaaggaggatccTTACAATGCTA TCATTGCCGGTTTCTTCACTGGTGGTTCCTTGGCTGTCCGTGGCGGTGTCAAGGCTGCTAGAAACTCGGCTATCATGTGCGCCGTCTTCCTGGCTGTTATCGAAGGTGTCGGCATTGGGTTCCAGAGAATGATGGCCGACAACACAAAACTAGAG CTCCCTCCTGCTCCATCAGACGAAAAGGCCGTTGCCTAA
- a CDS encoding putative C6 transcription factor (COG:S;~EggNog:ENOG410QE3U;~InterPro:IPR036864,IPR001138;~PFAM:PF00172;~go_function: GO:0000981 - DNA-binding transcription factor activity, RNA polymerase II-specific [Evidence IEA];~go_function: GO:0008270 - zinc ion binding [Evidence IEA];~go_process: GO:0006355 - regulation of transcription, DNA-templated [Evidence IEA]): protein MEARRHSRAGNSSERAYQRTYKACIPCRQRKAKCDLGELPDGTPMGPPCAKCRREQRQCVFSESRAWERKKKRVSPDNSTAFTPNTRRKVSNTRSNDEERVVRQRDQTPNTYTDGYTENGISSHRPYITERRNTRQQSASTLDNSMMRTVVSSGNDALNILFEAAAHSQDADLTEQGMHPGNTPGRPAYGVSHESPFSQMHSAARPAEISNASNEVLSTWEACRFVMMGWFTSREAVTLIDLFFKNMSSLSPILTDFYADHRHHRELITCDPVLCCAILMLSSRYHILPGPGGESRNFFIHHRLWQHCQQLVTRLIFGQERTVNSQLRRIGTIEALLLMSEWHPRSLHFPPESDGWDTDLIIKAPQPRGEDGLPKNRFLEDIIEPSKRSDQMSWMLLGAALSLSHELGIYELDENNRSWSLAYEGCIPSDQIKLRRQRVQRLLYVYINQLAWRIGCVSLMPQSLNHAILNRQTSRNLRHYSDQWLAFMDSWMDLTKLAKSVTDMFFPSADFARQQLHSGRYIDLLDHFRPLLLKWEQEHLRREVLDKRFYNDLFIEYHFVRAYTHSIGMQAVVERAFADSDPNIEIRATNIDPVDYEYIQEVIEGCCQVLQKASELGEAGALKFSPVRIFIRTTTSSIFLMKALSIGTRHAKLRESLDILERCIQAMKSNALDDIHLATRYAALLETHVSRLRRNLLASSKASRNSYGYTTSSSLAPQQDSETEDNTPTMGVPVAQPIPELGFVPSFDDLGADDWLSLPFDPSMAPFGMSSGGQFPAYEGDTLNFIWNLPS from the exons ATGGAAGCCAGGAGGCATTCGCGGGCCGGGAACTCGTCGGAGCGGGCATATCAACGCACCTACAAGGCCTGCATCCCCTGCCGGCAAAGAAAGGCTAAATGTGACCTGGGCGAACTTCCAGATGGGACTCCTATGGGGCCTCCTTGTGCCAAATGCCGAAGAGAGCAGAGACAATGTGTGTTTAGTGAGTCCCGGGcttgggaaaggaagaaaaagcgaG TGTCGCCAGACAATAGTACGGCCTTTACCCCGAACACGCGCAGAAAAGTGTCCAACACCCGATCTAATGACGAGGAGCGGGTAGTTCGACAACGCGATCAGACCCCAAATACCTATACCGACGGCTATACTGAAAATGGAATATCCTCACACAGACCATATATTACAGAACGCCGGAATACCCGCCAGCAGTCGGCATCCACACTGGATAACTCTATGATGCGTACTGTGGTATCTAGTGGAAATGATGCACTCAACATCCTCTTTGAAGCAGCAGCTCATAGCCAAGATGCCGACTTGACCGAACAGGGCATGCACCCTGGGAATACACCCGGTCGTCCAGCCTACGGGGTAAGCCATGAGAGCCCGTTCAGTCAGATGCACTCGGCGGCTCGGCCAGCGGAAATATCCAATGCATCGAACGAGGTGCTTAGTACCTGGGAAGCATGCCGATTCGTGATGATGGGATGGTTTACCTCCAGGGAAGCCGTCACTCTTATTGATCT GTTTTTCAAGAACATGTCCTCATTGTCGCCGATCTTGACCGATTTCTATGCAGACCACCGGCATCATCGTGAACTAATTACGTGTGATCCTGTTTTGTGTTGCGCCATATTGATGCTATCTTCGCGTTATCATATCTTACCTGGACCAGGCGGCGAGTCTAGAAACTTTTTTATTCACCATCGTCTGTGGCAACACTGCCAGCAGCTAGTTACACGGCTTATATTTGGACAAGAAAGGACTGTGAACTCTCAACTTCGAAGAATTGGAACCATCGAAGCTCTTTTACTGATGTCCGAGTGGCACCCCCGGTCTCTCCATTTCCCGCCGGAAAGCGACGGATGGGACACCgatcttattataaaagctcCGCAACCTCGGGGCGAGGATGGCTTGCCAAAGAACCGATTCCTAGAGGACATCATTGAACCATCGAAGAGATCTGACCAGATGTCTTGGATGCTTCTTGGAGCTGCACTGTCCCTCTCCCACGAGTTGGGAATCTACGAGTTGGACGAGAATAATCGGAGCTGGTCGCTGGCGTACGAGGGATGTATTCCTAGCGACCAGATTAAACTCCGGCGACAGCGAGTTCAGAGGCTTCTCTACGTTTATATCAATCAGCTCGCGTGGCGCATAGGATGTGTATCCCTGATGCCACAGAGCTTAAACCATGCAATCCTAAACCGACAGACATCCAGAAATCTAAGACACTACAGTGACCAATGGCTAGCATTTATGGATTCTTGGATGGATCTCACTAAACTTGCAAAATCTGTAACAGACATGTTTTTCCCGTCTGCGGATTTTGCCCGACAGCAGTTACATAGTGGTCGGTATATTGACCTTCTGGACCACTTTCGCCCGCTCCTACTCAAGTGGGAGCAAGAGCATCTTCGCCGCGAAG TGCTTGATAAACGATTCTATAACGACCTCTTTATTGAGTACCACTTTGTCCGAGCTTACACTCATTCGATTGGCATGCAAGCGGTTGTGGAGCGTGCTTTTGCGGATAGTGACCCCAACATTGAAATACGTGCTACGAATATTGACCCGGTCGATTATGAATACATTCAAGAAGTTATCGAGGGGTGTTGCCAGGTATTACAGAAAGCTAGCGAActgggagaagctggagctttGAAATTTTCCCCAGTCCGTATTTTCATTCGAACTACAACCTCTTCTATCTTTTTGATGAAGGCATTGAGCATTGGGACGCGCCATGCGAAACTGCGCGAGTCTCTCGATATCCTTGAACGCTGCATTCAGGCAATGAAGTCCAACGCTTTGGATGATATTCACCTAGCAACTCGATATGCTGCGTTACTCGAGACACATGTCTCACGCTTGCGACGGAATCTGCTCGCATCCTCCAAGGCTTCAAGAAACAGCTATGGATATACTACGAGCTCGTCATTGGCTCCCCAACAAGATTCCGAAACGGAAGACAATACGCCAACGATGGGTGTGCCTGTTGCTCAGCCAATTCCCGAATTAGGGTTTGTGCCATCATTCGACGATCTAGGTGCTGACGACTGGCTTTCCTTGCCCTTTGACCCTTCCATGGCTCCTTTCGGCATGAGCAGCGGAGGACAATTCCCAGCGTATGAAGGGGACACCTTGAACTTTATTTGGAACCTGCCATCCTGA